Proteins from a single region of Butyrivibrio fibrisolvens:
- a CDS encoding toxic anion resistance protein produces the protein MEGQFSEFNSQPSAPTLSFGDPQPQAAAAQAAPAPETKEQSTRQFEADVQLTPEEQKQVDEFVKQIDITNSQAVMNYGVGTQKKLADFSQKAIDNVRTKDMGEVGDMLSGLVTELKDFDVDEEEKGIMSFFKKSANRVNAIKAKYSTVETNVNAITSKLEQHQVTLMKDVALLDQMYALNLNYFKELTMYIQAGKKKLEEVRSTTLVELQNKAQASGLQEDAEKAKDLSNLCDRFEKKIYDLELTRTIAMQTGPQIRMVQSSDTIMAEKIQSTIVNTIPLWKNQMVIAIGVEHANQAAKAEREVNDMTNALLKKNADKLKQATIATAKESERGIIDMETLRHTNETLISTIDEVLAIQKDGKEKRRAAEAELGQIESQLKDKLIEASKA, from the coding sequence ATGGAAGGACAGTTTTCAGAATTTAATTCACAGCCATCAGCACCAACACTCTCATTCGGAGATCCGCAGCCACAGGCAGCAGCTGCTCAGGCAGCTCCCGCACCTGAGACCAAAGAGCAGAGCACAAGACAGTTTGAAGCAGATGTTCAGCTGACTCCTGAAGAGCAGAAACAGGTTGATGAATTTGTAAAGCAGATCGATATCACAAATTCCCAGGCAGTAATGAACTACGGTGTTGGAACACAGAAGAAGCTTGCTGATTTCTCTCAGAAGGCTATTGATAATGTAAGAACAAAGGACATGGGAGAAGTTGGCGACATGCTCTCAGGCCTTGTTACAGAACTTAAGGATTTTGACGTTGATGAAGAAGAAAAAGGAATCATGTCCTTTTTCAAAAAGAGCGCTAACAGAGTAAATGCTATTAAAGCTAAATATTCTACAGTTGAGACTAATGTTAATGCCATCACATCAAAGCTTGAGCAGCATCAGGTAACACTGATGAAGGACGTAGCTCTTCTTGATCAGATGTATGCACTTAACCTTAACTACTTCAAGGAACTTACAATGTACATTCAGGCTGGTAAGAAGAAGCTTGAAGAAGTAAGATCCACAACACTTGTTGAACTTCAGAACAAGGCTCAGGCATCAGGACTTCAGGAAGATGCAGAAAAGGCCAAGGATCTTTCAAACCTTTGCGATAGATTTGAAAAGAAGATCTATGACCTTGAGCTTACTCGTACCATCGCTATGCAGACCGGACCTCAGATCAGAATGGTACAGTCTTCAGATACAATAATGGCTGAGAAGATCCAGTCTACAATCGTTAACACTATTCCTCTCTGGAAGAACCAGATGGTAATCGCTATCGGTGTTGAGCATGCTAATCAGGCAGCTAAAGCTGAGCGTGAAGTTAACGATATGACCAATGCACTTCTTAAGAAGAACGCTGATAAGCTCAAACAGGCTACTATCGCAACAGCCAAGGAATCTGAGAGAGGCATCATAGATATGGAGACGCTTCGCCATACCAACGAGACTCTTATCAGCACCATCGACGAAGTTCTTGCTATCCAGAAGGATGGAAAAGAAAAGAGAAGAGCCGCCGAAGCCGAACTCGGCCAGATCGAATCCCAGCTTAAGGATAAGCTCATTGAGGCATCAAAAGCGTAA
- the proS gene encoding proline--tRNA ligase has protein sequence MANEKKKMVSEITSMDEDFTQWYTDVCIKAGLISYSNIKGCMVIKPSGYAIWELIQKHLDERFKKTGVKNVYLPMFIPESLLQKEKDHVEGFAPEVAWVTHGGLEPLAERYCVRPTSETLFCDYYKGEIHSYKDLPQVLNQWCSVVRWEKETRPFLRSREFLWQEGHTAHATLEEAEERTVQMLNVYADFLENDMAIPVIKGQKTEKEKFAGAEHTYTVEALMHDCRALQSATSHNFGDGFAKAFEIQYQGKDNKPHYVFQTSWGLTTRTIGAMIMVHGDNEGLVMPPKIAPTQVVVIPIQQKKEGVLDCAQKIYESLNDFRASIDLTDRSPGFKFAEQEMHGIPIRVEIGPKDMEAGKCVLVRRDTREKYECAIDEVPSKVGELLETIQKDMYNRAKAHLEAHTYVAHDKDEFAENFKETKGFVKAMWCGCRECEDKIKEDYNVTSRCIPFEQENISDKCVICGKPATKMVYWGRAY, from the coding sequence ATGGCAAACGAAAAGAAGAAAATGGTATCTGAGATCACATCCATGGATGAGGATTTCACACAGTGGTACACAGATGTGTGTATCAAAGCAGGTCTTATCAGCTACTCTAATATCAAGGGCTGCATGGTTATTAAGCCTTCAGGTTATGCAATCTGGGAGCTTATCCAGAAGCATCTTGATGAGAGGTTCAAAAAGACAGGGGTAAAAAATGTTTATTTACCAATGTTCATTCCTGAATCACTTCTTCAGAAGGAGAAGGATCACGTAGAGGGCTTCGCTCCTGAAGTTGCATGGGTAACTCATGGTGGACTTGAGCCACTTGCAGAGCGTTACTGTGTTCGTCCTACATCAGAGACATTATTCTGCGATTATTATAAGGGAGAGATCCACTCCTACAAGGATCTTCCACAGGTTCTCAACCAGTGGTGTTCAGTAGTCAGATGGGAGAAGGAGACACGTCCTTTCCTTCGTTCACGTGAGTTCTTATGGCAGGAAGGCCACACAGCTCATGCTACTCTTGAAGAGGCAGAAGAGCGTACAGTTCAGATGCTCAATGTATATGCTGACTTCTTAGAGAACGATATGGCTATCCCTGTTATCAAGGGTCAGAAGACAGAAAAAGAGAAGTTTGCAGGTGCTGAGCATACATACACAGTAGAAGCTCTTATGCATGACTGCCGTGCTCTTCAGTCAGCTACATCTCACAACTTTGGTGATGGTTTTGCTAAGGCATTTGAGATTCAGTATCAGGGTAAAGACAATAAGCCTCACTACGTATTCCAGACATCATGGGGGCTTACAACAAGAACTATTGGCGCTATGATCATGGTTCACGGTGATAACGAAGGCCTTGTAATGCCTCCTAAGATTGCTCCTACTCAGGTAGTTGTAATTCCGATCCAGCAGAAGAAGGAAGGCGTTCTTGACTGTGCACAGAAGATCTATGAAAGCCTTAACGACTTCAGAGCATCTATCGATCTTACAGACAGAAGCCCTGGATTCAAGTTCGCTGAACAGGAAATGCATGGTATCCCGATCCGTGTTGAGATCGGACCTAAGGATATGGAAGCTGGTAAGTGCGTTCTTGTAAGACGTGATACACGTGAGAAATACGAGTGCGCTATTGATGAAGTTCCTTCAAAGGTTGGAGAGCTTCTTGAGACAATCCAGAAGGATATGTACAACCGCGCTAAGGCTCATCTTGAAGCACATACATATGTTGCACATGACAAAGACGAGTTTGCTGAGAACTTCAAGGAGACAAAGGGCTTTGTTAAGGCTATGTGGTGCGGATGCCGCGAATGTGAAGACAAGATCAAGGAAGATTACAATGTTACAAGCCGTTGTATACCTTTCGAGCAGGAGAACATCTCAGATAAGTGCGTGATCTGCGGAAAACCTGCAACTAAGATGGTTTACTGGGGCAGAGCTTATTGA
- a CDS encoding CCA tRNA nucleotidyltransferase: protein MRIEDIKIEMPSAAAEILNTLHEAGYEAYIVGGCVRDSILGRVPGDWDITTSALPQEVKKLFKRTIDTGIKHGTVTIMKGKEGYEVTTYRLDGVYEDHRHPKEVTFTRSLIEDLKRRDFTINAMAYNDKEGLVDEFDGISDLENKIIRCVGDPVKRFEEDALRILRAVRFSGQLGYTIDPETAKAAGELAPTLSNISAERIQTEFIKMMTSAHPEVIRDAYKLGITKVFLPEFDECMECEQNTEHHCYTVGEHMIHSVMEVPADKVLRLTMILHDIAKPKCKTTDEYGDHFKGHAFEGSMMVEEIMRRLKFDNATTNAVRNLVRCHDIFMKDEPNDVNVRRTLYYVGPDNFEDLLKVKRADMLAQSTFEREEKERRLKLLEKIGHEILERKDCLSLKELAVGGKDLLSLGVTPGKEIGTILNNMLMDVLRHPNHNDKEYLIRHLKNYNKPEI from the coding sequence ATGCGTATAGAAGATATAAAAATTGAAATGCCCAGTGCGGCAGCAGAAATATTAAACACATTACATGAAGCCGGATACGAAGCTTACATTGTAGGCGGATGCGTTCGTGACAGTATCCTTGGCAGAGTGCCCGGAGACTGGGATATCACTACAAGTGCCCTTCCCCAGGAAGTAAAAAAGCTTTTTAAACGTACCATTGATACAGGTATTAAGCACGGTACCGTGACTATAATGAAGGGTAAGGAAGGCTATGAAGTAACTACTTACCGCCTTGACGGTGTTTATGAAGATCACAGACACCCAAAGGAAGTTACATTTACAAGAAGTCTGATAGAGGATCTTAAGAGACGAGATTTTACTATAAATGCAATGGCCTACAACGATAAAGAAGGCCTTGTTGATGAATTTGATGGAATCAGTGACCTTGAAAATAAAATTATAAGATGTGTAGGAGATCCTGTTAAAAGATTTGAAGAGGATGCTCTTCGTATTTTAAGAGCAGTAAGATTTTCTGGTCAGCTTGGTTATACTATAGATCCTGAAACTGCCAAAGCGGCAGGGGAGCTTGCACCTACACTTTCCAATATCAGTGCAGAGCGTATACAGACAGAATTTATCAAGATGATGACATCTGCGCATCCTGAAGTTATCAGGGATGCTTATAAACTTGGCATTACGAAAGTTTTTTTGCCGGAGTTTGATGAGTGTATGGAATGTGAGCAAAACACTGAGCACCACTGCTATACAGTTGGCGAGCATATGATCCATTCTGTAATGGAGGTTCCTGCTGATAAGGTTTTAAGGCTCACTATGATCCTGCATGATATAGCAAAGCCCAAATGTAAGACTACGGATGAGTACGGAGACCATTTTAAGGGCCATGCGTTTGAAGGTTCAATGATGGTTGAAGAGATCATGAGAAGGCTTAAGTTCGATAATGCAACAACCAATGCTGTGCGTAATCTTGTAAGATGCCATGATATCTTCATGAAGGATGAGCCTAATGATGTAAATGTTCGCAGAACTCTTTACTATGTAGGACCGGATAATTTTGAGGACCTTCTTAAGGTAAAAAGAGCTGATATGCTGGCTCAGAGTACTTTCGAGCGTGAAGAAAAAGAAAGACGACTTAAGCTTCTTGAAAAAATTGGCCATGAAATCCTTGAAAGAAAAGACTGTCTGTCTTTAAAAGAACTTGCAGTTGGAGGTAAGGACCTTCTTTCACTAGGAGTTACTCCGGGTAAGGAAATAGGAACAATTCTTAACAATATGCTTATGGATGTTTTAAGGCACCCTAATCATAATGACAAAGAATATCTGATCAGGCATTTAAAGAACTATAATAAACCTGAGATTTAA
- a CDS encoding PEGA domain-containing protein, with amino-acid sequence MRNFFRKTFTVVITLAVAIAFFPAGFIGQTVSYAQTVNTVSLVGKYDSSDLAIIKSVDTEGKTITFRNIDTGRDYTLSYDNTTFIYSEYGRALSAALLEVGEIADITFLSGSRHLNTLDISADAFSIERSYGYDLQAGPETAQIGTSYYHITDRSLVLIDGKAGRIADVLPGDSIKVSGVGTEIYCVEVKQGHGYVSLSSSMIGDESISGAYLEIGERNVYRVTDGMLVSVPEGTYQLYLTGKGVDYETTITVDRDKETIVDTSQIEIEYNYGLVTFTVVPAEARLYVDGEEINPAWPIELTYGTHKIEATAEGYLPCSEYLHVGSSKAEVEITLPVDEDYKKEEDTSTTAASIDNTPSNDSANDSSKETNNSNNSSTGKSKTKTKTPTAATTAATVKPGTLISGYYVRITAPKGVEVYLDPDKNKKDDDGTYIGITPCSFTKITGDHVIRLKKEGYLTKDYTISIDSEKKDKEYAFEELKVDPAAAASTASTEEPDGTKIEGYGVYVDAPYGSTLYVDGEEVGSVPCSFDKVKGSHTITLTRDGYVTKSYSVYIDGNKKDKVYEFPALERNVDVYALDGTEVYIDGESIGVIEDGNPVSFTKVPDSQCDGPSTIKLELEDYKTIEEEINVSNYDGVDSHYYADRQEKESSGEDDPGSGDSSDSASTASTDSSEEASTGSSSDASDSDTTGERTGDEGQDPDDNSGSGSQSGDTGSDDSTSASSNAGGTTENGNAGEESGDTNQGDQNAENGNDTGGEESGGGEAAPENPDNSTADNENDANPDSD; translated from the coding sequence ATGCGTAATTTCTTCAGAAAAACTTTCACTGTTGTTATTACTTTAGCTGTGGCTATAGCTTTTTTTCCAGCTGGTTTTATAGGCCAGACGGTTTCATATGCTCAGACTGTTAATACAGTCTCTTTGGTTGGCAAGTACGATTCATCGGATCTTGCCATCATCAAATCAGTTGATACGGAGGGTAAGACAATTACCTTCCGAAATATCGATACAGGGCGTGACTACACGCTTTCTTATGACAATACCACTTTTATTTATAGTGAATATGGAAGGGCGCTGTCGGCTGCACTCCTTGAAGTTGGAGAAATAGCTGATATCACCTTTTTGTCAGGTTCAAGGCACCTTAATACTCTTGATATAAGTGCTGATGCCTTTAGTATAGAAAGGTCTTATGGTTATGACCTTCAGGCTGGACCTGAAACGGCGCAGATCGGTACAAGTTATTATCATATTACAGACAGATCACTGGTTCTGATAGATGGTAAGGCAGGGCGAATTGCAGACGTACTTCCGGGTGACAGTATTAAAGTCTCGGGCGTAGGCACAGAGATATACTGTGTGGAAGTAAAACAGGGACACGGCTATGTATCTCTTTCTTCCAGCATGATAGGTGATGAAAGTATATCAGGAGCTTATCTTGAGATCGGTGAAAGAAATGTTTACCGTGTTACTGACGGAATGCTTGTAAGCGTTCCTGAAGGCACATATCAGCTCTATCTTACGGGAAAAGGAGTTGATTATGAGACTACGATCACAGTAGACCGCGATAAAGAGACTATAGTAGATACAAGCCAGATAGAGATTGAATATAATTATGGCCTTGTTACATTTACTGTAGTACCGGCTGAGGCGCGCCTTTATGTAGACGGCGAGGAAATAAATCCTGCATGGCCTATTGAACTTACATATGGAACCCACAAGATAGAAGCTACGGCGGAAGGATATCTTCCCTGCTCAGAGTATCTTCATGTAGGTTCATCCAAGGCAGAAGTTGAGATCACTCTTCCTGTTGATGAGGATTATAAGAAGGAAGAAGATACAAGCACGACGGCGGCCTCAATCGATAATACACCATCTAATGATTCTGCCAATGATAGCAGCAAAGAAACAAATAACAGCAATAACAGTTCTACAGGTAAATCCAAGACTAAGACCAAGACACCGACAGCAGCTACAACAGCTGCGACAGTTAAGCCCGGAACCCTTATAAGCGGATATTATGTAAGGATCACAGCCCCCAAGGGAGTAGAAGTCTATCTTGATCCTGATAAGAACAAAAAGGATGATGACGGCACCTACATTGGAATAACTCCATGCTCTTTTACCAAGATAACAGGTGATCATGTAATAAGACTTAAGAAGGAAGGTTATCTGACCAAGGACTATACCATTAGTATAGATTCTGAGAAAAAAGATAAAGAGTATGCTTTTGAGGAACTGAAAGTAGATCCTGCTGCAGCTGCAAGTACGGCCAGCACGGAAGAACCTGACGGAACCAAGATAGAAGGCTATGGAGTATATGTTGATGCTCCTTACGGCTCGACCCTCTATGTTGACGGAGAAGAGGTGGGAAGTGTTCCGTGTTCCTTTGATAAGGTTAAGGGAAGCCATACCATAACCCTCACTAGAGACGGATATGTCACAAAAAGTTATTCCGTATATATTGACGGGAATAAGAAAGACAAGGTATACGAATTCCCGGCTCTTGAAAGAAATGTTGATGTATATGCACTTGACGGGACAGAAGTTTATATTGATGGAGAATCCATAGGCGTTATAGAAGATGGTAATCCGGTAAGCTTTACCAAGGTTCCGGATTCTCAGTGCGACGGCCCGTCTACCATAAAGCTTGAGCTTGAAGACTACAAGACTATAGAAGAAGAGATAAACGTAAGTAATTACGACGGCGTAGATTCCCACTATTATGCTGACAGGCAGGAAAAAGAATCTTCGGGCGAAGATGATCCTGGAAGCGGTGACTCATCTGATAGCGCCAGCACTGCGTCAACGGATTCTTCAGAAGAAGCGTCGACAGGCTCTTCTTCGGATGCATCTGATTCTGATACTACAGGTGAAAGGACAGGTGACGAAGGTCAGGATCCTGATGATAATTCTGGTTCCGGATCTCAAAGCGGCGATACGGGAAGTGATGATTCAACAAGTGCATCATCAAATGCCGGCGGAACAACAGAAAATGGAAACGCAGGCGAAGAATCAGGCGATACAAACCAGGGTGATCAAAACGCTGAAAACGGCAATGATACTGGAGGTGAGGAGTCTGGAGGAGGTGAAGCAGCACCGGAAAATCCTGATAATAGTACTGCTGATAATGAAAACGACGCAAATCCAGATTCTGACTAA
- a CDS encoding HU family DNA-binding protein: MNKTELVAAIAEDAGLSKKDAEKALKAFTDAVTAELKKKGKVQLVGFGTFEVAKRAARQGRNPQTGATMKIAASVAPKFKAGKALKDAVNKK; encoded by the coding sequence ATGAACAAGACAGAATTAGTAGCAGCAATTGCAGAAGATGCAGGATTATCAAAGAAGGACGCTGAGAAGGCTCTTAAGGCATTCACAGACGCAGTTACAGCAGAGCTTAAGAAAAAGGGTAAGGTTCAGCTTGTAGGCTTCGGTACATTCGAAGTTGCTAAGAGAGCAGCAAGACAGGGCAGAAATCCTCAGACAGGTGCTACAATGAAGATCGCAGCATCAGTTGCTCCTAAGTTCAAAGCTGGTAAGGCACTTAAGGACGCTGTAAACAAGAAATAA
- a CDS encoding RNA-binding S4 domain-containing protein produces the protein MRLDKYLKVSRLIKRRSVANEACDAGRVQINGRPAKAGTEVKVGDHLTIQFGNKDVNVEVLDVQETVHKENAGELYKYI, from the coding sequence ATGAGACTTGATAAGTATTTAAAGGTATCACGCCTTATTAAAAGAAGAAGTGTTGCAAATGAAGCCTGTGATGCAGGCCGTGTTCAGATCAACGGAAGACCGGCCAAGGCAGGTACAGAGGTTAAGGTTGGAGACCACCTTACGATTCAGTTTGGTAACAAGGACGTAAATGTAGAAGTACTTGATGTTCAGGAAACTGTACACAAGGAAAATGCAGGAGAATTATACAAATATATTTAA
- a CDS encoding septum formation initiator family protein, whose translation MKARYRTRRRENRFGILLAAIVVLLLTFVVSVRSIDLLRQVRENETRIEQLQSEMAKEELRSTEIDEFVKETQTRKYIEDIARQKLGLVYPGEIIFEKKSN comes from the coding sequence ATGAAAGCAAGATATAGAACAAGACGCAGGGAGAACCGCTTTGGTATCCTCCTTGCTGCGATTGTGGTGCTGTTACTTACTTTTGTAGTGTCAGTCAGGAGTATAGACTTACTGAGGCAGGTCCGTGAGAATGAGACAAGGATAGAACAGCTTCAGAGTGAGATGGCAAAAGAGGAGCTAAGAAGCACCGAGATCGATGAGTTCGTAAAAGAGACGCAAACGCGTAAATATATAGAAGATATAGCAAGACAGAAGCTGGGACTTGTTTATCCCGGCGAGATTATTTTTGAAAAAAAATCGAATTAG